A region from the candidate division WOR-3 bacterium genome encodes:
- the dapB gene encoding 4-hydroxy-tetrahydrodipicolinate reductase, with protein MIRVGVVGAAGRMGSVVCRLILSQPDMKLVATVERAGHPELGRQIGECRLEPNLDPTFRETDVLADFALAEGLDERVGMCERAGKAYVCGVTGLTDQVMAGLHRAGERIPVVYAANFSLGVNILYRLAADAARLLGPNFDIEIIETHHRYKRDAPSGTAGQLARVLSDTRGGSGEITIHSIRAGDVVGEHTVLFAGLGERLELTHRVASRDAFAAGVMLAIRFAASARPGIYSMSDIIASRSQYDPGCPTARV; from the coding sequence GTGATTCGCGTTGGCGTAGTCGGAGCTGCTGGTCGAATGGGAAGCGTTGTGTGTCGGCTGATTCTGTCCCAGCCCGACATGAAGCTAGTGGCGACGGTAGAACGGGCCGGTCACCCTGAGCTCGGCAGGCAGATTGGTGAATGTCGCCTCGAGCCGAACCTCGATCCGACATTCAGGGAAACAGACGTACTTGCGGACTTTGCGCTGGCCGAGGGCTTAGACGAGCGGGTCGGGATGTGCGAACGAGCCGGCAAGGCATACGTCTGTGGCGTTACCGGCTTGACGGACCAAGTTATGGCCGGACTGCACCGGGCGGGCGAGAGGATTCCGGTCGTGTATGCGGCGAATTTCTCCTTGGGAGTCAACATCTTGTACCGCTTGGCGGCCGACGCGGCCCGGCTGCTTGGACCGAACTTTGACATTGAGATCATCGAAACACATCATCGGTATAAGCGCGATGCTCCGTCTGGCACGGCCGGGCAACTGGCTCGAGTGTTGAGCGATACGCGCGGTGGTAGTGGTGAGATTACGATCCACTCGATTCGGGCAGGAGACGTGGTCGGGGAGCACACGGTTCTATTTGCGGGCCTGGGTGAGAGACTGGAGCTGACACACCGAGTTGCGAGCCGCGATGCATTTGCGGCTGGTGTCATGCTTGCAATCAGGTTTGCGGCCTCGGCCCGCCCCGGAATTTACTCCATGTCCGACATCATCGCCAGCCGCTCTCAGTATGACCCGGGGTGTCCGACAGCTAGGGTCTAG